A genomic segment from Nicotiana tabacum cultivar K326 chromosome 7, ASM71507v2, whole genome shotgun sequence encodes:
- the LOC107825323 gene encoding uncharacterized protein LOC107825323, which produces MRRFNPKWFDDEYHDWLEYSVSKDASYCLYCYLFKDNNIHQGGGDVFSSIGFKSWHKKKSFDKHGSSSIHNESKKKCQDLRQQRSIQSSFERQSNQLKHEYWIRLTASVNVVRLLITQGLAFRGHDESKSSLSRGNFLQTLSWYAKVCDNIRDYVLEHAPQNDQMTSPIIQKGIVTACKIETTKAIIEELNGDYFALLVDESFDTSRKEQMAIVLRYVDRMGFVMERLIDVVHVQNTCASSLKSAIVNLLDQHSLSLSYVRGQCYDGESNMQGEINGLKMLIKRESRSAHFIHCFAHQLQLTLVAVSKKCLQVGELVVLVSNILNILGSSFKRMDEFRESQKERIQEALDMGELTTGRGLNQEFGLSRACDTRWGSHFKSFNNFILMFGSILDVLELLVLDAHSTDERAKAMGYLRACQTFEVAFMLHLMRDILAITNELNKCLQKKEQDIASAMLLVEVAKKRLQKLRKEEWNSLIADISAFCIKYDILIPRFDELYVSSLRSRRKPDDCTVLHHYRVDVFCKIIDWQIQELNKRFDEVTTHLLHGIACLNPINSFSSFDIRKIMRMAELYPDDFDEFSMGALENQLASYIIDVRDVDERFSDLHGLCDLSKRLVQTKKHSNYPLVFRLVKLALLLPVATASVERAFSAMKFIKNDLRSRMNDEFFSGCLVPYVEKIVFDSISNDAIIKTFQDMKPRRVQL; this is translated from the coding sequence ATGCGTCGATTTAATCCTAAATGGTTTGATGATGAATATCATGATTGGTTGGAGTACAGTGTAAGTAAAGATGCATCCTATTGTTTGTATTGTTATCTATTTAAAGATAATAATATTCATCAAGGCGGAGGTGATGTATTTTCAAGTATAGGGTTTAAGAGTTGGCATAAAAAGAAAAGTTTTGATAAACATGGATCGAGTAGCATTCACAATGAGTCAAAAAAGAAATgccaagatttgcggcaacaacGGTCTATTCAATCTTCATTTGAAAGGCAATCTAATCAACTTAAGCATGAGTATTGGATTCGCTTAACTGCTTCAGTTAATGTAGTAAGGCTTCTTATAACTCAAGGATTAGCATTTCGAGGTCATGATGAATCTAAGTCTTCACTTAGTAGGGGTAATTTTCTTCAAACTCTCTCATGGTATGCAAAAGTATGTGATAACATTCGTGATTATGTACTGGAACATGCTCCTCAAAATGATCAAATGACTTCTCCAATAATTCAGAAAGGCATTGTAACTGCATGTAAGATAGAAACAactaaagctataattgaggaaCTAAATGGTGATTACTTTGCCTTGCTAGTTGATGAATCTTTTGATACGTCCCGCAAAGAGCAAATGGCGATTGTCTTACGGTATGTTGATAGAATGGGATTTGTGATGGAGCGACTTATTGATGTAGTTCATGTTCAAAATACTTGTGCTTCATCTTTGAAGAGTGCAATTGTTAATTTACTTGATCAACACTCCTTAAGTCTATCATATGTGCGTGGACAATGTTATGATGGGGAAAGCAATATGCAAGGTGAGATTAATGGTCTTAAAATGTTGATTAAGAGAGAAAGTAGatcggctcatttcattcattgTTTTGCTCATCAACTCCAACTTACCCTTGTTGCGGTTTCTAAGAAATGTCTTCAAGTGGGGGAACTTGTAGTATTGGTTTccaatattttgaatatattagGATCTTCGTTTAAGCGTATGGATGAATTTCGAGAATCTCAAAAAGAAAGAATTCAAGAGGCATTAGATATGGGTGAGCTTACAACTGGTCGGGGCTTGAATCAAGAATTTGGTCTTTCAAGAGCATGTGATACTCGTTGGGGATCTCACTTTAAatcttttaataattttattCTGATGTTTGGCTCTATTCTCGATGTTCTTGAATTGCTTGTTCTTGATGCACATTCTACAGATGAAAGAGCCAAGGCAATGGGATATCTCAGGGCTTGTCAAACATTTGAGGTTGCATTCATGTTACATTTGATGAGAGATATTTTAGCAATCACAAATGAGCTCAATAAATGCTTACAAAAAAAAGAGCAAGACATTGCAAGCGCCATGCTACTTGTTGAAGTAGCAAAGAAAAGGTTGCAAAAGTTAAGGAAAGAGGAATGGAATTCTCTTATTGCGGATATATCTGCATTTTGTATCAAATATGATATTTTGATACCTCGGTTTGATGAGCTATACGTTAGTTCTTTAAGATCACGTCGTAAACCTGATGACTGTACAGTCTTACATCATTATCGGGTTGATGTATTTTGCAAAATTATTGATTGGCAAATTCAAGAACTTAATAAACGTTTTGACGAAGTGACAACTCATTTGCTTCATGGAATTGCTTGTTTGAATCCAATTAACTCATtttcaagttttgacatcagGAAAATAATGAGAATGGCTGAGTTATATCCTGATGactttgatgaatttagtatgggtGCTCTTGAGAATCAACTTGCAAGTTATATTATTGATGTTCGTGATGTTGATGAAAGATTCTCCGATCTACATGGACTTTGTGATCTTTCAAAAAGATTAGTTCAGACAAAGAAGCATTCAAATTATCCTCTTGTATTTCGCTTAGTGAAACTTGCTTTGCTTCTGCCCGTTGCTACCGCATCCGTTGAAAGAGCTTTTTCGGCGATGAAGTTTATCAAGAATGACTTACGAAGTCGAATGAATGATGAGTTCTTTAGCGGTTGTTTGGTGCCTTATGTAGAAAAAATTGTGTTTGATAGTATTTCTAATGATGCTATTATTAAAACATTTCAAGATATGAAACCCCGTCGAGTGCAGTTGTAA